The following coding sequences are from one Natrarchaeobaculum sulfurireducens window:
- a CDS encoding OapC/ArvC family zinc-ribbon domain-containing protein: MPHECTNCGRTFPDGSKEMLSGCPDCGGNKFQFSPARTASSDSSTSNGPHTGDEAGDSPGAVDSPGVGETSPGGPPTERPDGSSVSQQDNGVTGGSERLDHDDSASSQSVREWVSKKADENERRVDTSDFAAWPDSARRPEDRSSANDDTDPADRTTRATMADDEGSAQSDARTDVVSTDGLPTGTVEGTPQSDGTDDARTDDARAADSQGVSATDGDAVAASEDDRPPEHGRVVSEPTGDRPSIDELRAELNEQFESIKIVRPGEYELNLMELYNREEYIVSLQEDGRYVIDVPDSWRESDG, translated from the coding sequence TCCGGACGGCTCCAAGGAGATGCTCTCGGGCTGTCCGGACTGTGGTGGAAACAAGTTCCAGTTTTCGCCGGCCCGGACGGCCTCGAGCGATTCGTCCACGTCGAACGGTCCGCATACGGGGGATGAAGCAGGCGACTCGCCCGGGGCAGTCGACTCACCTGGTGTAGGCGAGACGTCACCAGGTGGGCCGCCGACTGAACGTCCCGACGGTTCGTCCGTGTCACAGCAAGATAACGGGGTAACTGGAGGGTCGGAGCGACTTGATCACGACGACTCGGCATCCTCACAGTCGGTTCGGGAGTGGGTGTCGAAAAAAGCCGACGAGAACGAGCGTCGGGTAGATACGAGCGACTTTGCGGCGTGGCCGGACTCGGCGCGCCGACCCGAGGACCGATCTTCAGCCAACGACGACACTGACCCAGCCGATCGGACGACCCGAGCAACGATGGCCGACGACGAGGGCTCGGCGCAGTCTGACGCCCGAACAGACGTCGTATCCACGGACGGATTGCCGACAGGAACCGTCGAAGGGACTCCCCAGTCCGATGGAACGGACGACGCTCGGACGGACGACGCTCGAGCGGCCGATTCCCAGGGGGTGTCTGCCACGGACGGCGACGCTGTCGCCGCCAGTGAGGACGACCGCCCACCCGAGCACGGTCGCGTCGTGAGTGAACCAACGGGCGACCGTCCCTCTATCGACGAACTCAGAGCCGAGCTCAACGAGCAGTTCGAGAGCATCAAGATCGTTCGCCCCGGCGAGTACGAACTCAACCTGATGGAGCTGTACAACCGCGAAGAGTACATTGTCTCCCTGCAAGAAGACGGCCGGTACGTCATCGACGTCCCCGACTCGTGGCGCGAGAGCGACGGGTGA